The DNA window TTACTTTATGGATGTACTGCTCTTTAAACCAATGCTATGGATGCTCTACCTTCCTGTTTAAGTGAAGATTGATTTGTgttattctaaccattgttgatttgaatactgtacatttcatttcctACATATGTTGCACAACAACAAAAGGAGTTTCTCGTGAGTCTTCTTCGATTTTTTCCAACATTCAGCAATACCTAAAATTTTCTAGCGCCAAATGCAGTAACTATAATGGTGGAATCATTTTAGAACTTACTTCTGTTACCATAACCTTATTTTGTTAAATTCTTGGTGATGATTTTTTATAAATGAAGATAGTCATAATGTATTATAACCAGGGATAATGAATTTGAAATAGCAGAAATCCTGCTAACCATCAGTAATTCAAGTGTCGATAgttaagtaaaaaaaaattcaacacgATAAAACATACGTGcccattaaatttttcaaaaatgtcatAAGAAATTTCAATACTTTTGAAGTTGTAattcttttttgatttttttgaaatctgtaCGATTTGTAAATGAATTGTCATATGTATAAATTAAATGAACCAACTTCCAACTATGAGGCGTATAACACTGCCACTATTTAATTCGTTTGCCTGAACATTGTTTACATTTTAACTGAGCAGCACCGAACAACTGGGCCTTAAATTTCTATTCGCAGTGTTTGATTAATTTTAAGATTATTCCAAAAAATATAGATGAAATGTCCAGCCTTCCATTCGACTAATAATTGACTTTTATTCCGAGCATGTTGCAATCTACATGTCTATAAATATTTACCCATCAGGTCGACTGCCATCAGTTTCAAATATAATGACATCACCAGTTCATTTATATATACAATTTGGTCGTCTCATGCCTTAATTAAAGTTTTAAATCTTTAACGTGATATGACCGATGACACTACAGATATTTACTCGTATGGCTGAATTATTTGTACATAgagtatttttcaatatttctaacgCAATAGATTTAGAAGAAAATATTATACGATagtttaacaaaaaaattaaggatCATCCACCCTTCCGTCTTATTAAATTTCGCGCTACGAATGGTTCAATCATTCAACTCTGCTTCTTCTATTCCATTGACTGCCACCAAGTAATTTTTATCTAAGCGATTCCATAGTCATAAAAACACAATATACTCACACTCAATCGACCATGATAAAAGCAAGAATTTGAATTCGAACTCAACTTGCAGATGATAACAATCAAACAAAAAGCTTACATCGGTGGTCTCTTAATGGTGATTTGGTTCAATTAGTGGCACTGGTGACCGGTGTACGCGACAACGCTTAGGCTAGTGAATAAATTGGATTTCTCCGTAGCCAGCAGCCTACGGTCTACGGTGAACAATCATCCATCGAGGGCTTTGCCGTTCTCCAGATAATCTATGCGGTTCCGTCCTCAGTCAAAGCAATAAGCCACCCAAACTCATAATGCACTTTGCAAAATTCCACAACCATGCAGGCCAGACCAGTTCGATGAGTGCATTCTGGGGCTGTAGGCTAAGTTTTTGCGGCTTGGGCTGGTTTTGTGCTGGGAACTATACTACTTTCCTATCATCACAGGAGAACGCTTCGATGACCCTATGACCGACCAGTAGAAGCCAAGCGGTCGAACATTGTTAAAGCTAATATTTATGCTCTCGGTTGGGAGTCAGTTGCAGCTGATGACTTTTACAAGCGGAATTTTATGAATACCACCAACGGGTTGAAACTGTccggataaaaaaaaactataaattatcCATTAATGTCACTAGAAATGCGCCGTTGTTGGAACATGCCCAAAAAAATTTGCctaagaatgaaaaacattgaactCAAATTATCGTCCCGGAACGTAATTAGATTTTCCGCGCGATACGCAAACCTTGAGGGCTCCAGCCAACGAAATGGAAGAGATATTCGTTGCCGAAAGAGCGCCTATTTATGTTCAAAACTTTGTAAATAACTTTTCCATATCTTTCGGTTTTCATTTTGGCTCTAGGGAGTTTCCAACAGTGTGAAGCTTATCATATCTGACTCACTTTATTATTACTAATCTAATTGCAATTTAACTTTTCAACCCGATTTATGTAAGTACACTTTAAGTTGAAGGTTTTCTCGTGGATTTGGCAATTTCCGAACACGCTACACAGTATAAAAGTGCGTGTTGCGGTTTAAAGATACGAAAGTAGGAAAGTTTCACGCTCAGAATGTGCAACGAATTAAACGATTATCATTGACTCAAGATTGATAGGTGACACGATTGCTATTGACAGTAATGCCAATAATCGCAAATGTAATTTTAAACGGAGAACAGTTATTAACTTGTCTCAAACATCTACTAGATGATGGGTTTGTCGGAATCTAAACTGCAGTGACCTGCACATAATTTTGTGTTTCTGGTTGTATCCGATGAAGCAATTTGGTCCTATTGCAGCTATGCAACACAAAACTAACATTTCGTCGTGGATGAATGATCAGTTCACCTGGGTACAGGAGAGAAACCTAATTACAAAAAATGTCCCCAACACGCGGGATATCTGTGACGATAGCGGCCTTCTATTGTGCGTTGCTGATTGCAGTTTCTCCACAACGAGCACCAGATTTTCCTCCAGAATCGTTAATCGAATGGACGGCAGATCAGCATCGGGCCTGTGTCGATGAGACCGGTGTCAGCGAGGCCTCAATTGCTCGTTTCAACGGGGTGGAAATTTTCGACGATGACGTACAGCTCAAATGCTACATGGAATGCATGTTCCGCCAGTTTAACGTCACCAAGCCGGACGGTGATGTGGACATGATTGGGGTGTACCATGCAATTCCGAAGCAGCTAAAAACGGTTGCCCTGAAGGTCTACAACAAGTGCCGTGACGTTGTGGATGGCGGAACCCTTTGCGAGCGAGCCTTCTCTCATCACAAATGTTGGAAGCAGACCGATCCGGATGTAAGTAGCTTTTAGTTGCTCATACGTACGAAACGCTGCAGCAAGGACGTGGCAATTAAagtgaaatttaatttttgttcaTCTGTTCTATTTGCAGCACTACTATCTTTTCTGAGCAGATTGCGTCGGTGAAACAATTCTGATTTTTTAAACTAACCTCGGAGTTAttactaaaatacaactttatgaaaatattagatATTTTTCCGCTAACTAGaagaacgaccactttgttttcaacagatggagatggcttttggtcacggttttagcaaatattattttattttgtctatcgcctacgtttcaaaggtctacgccttcatcttcagggccgGTTAAAACGGTTAAAATAATATCATAGTCAAGGAATGTTCCATGTTCAGAATCACTTGACCATCATATTATTGTAACAGTTTTTTGCCCTGAAAATGAAGGCGTAGGCGatagacaaaataaaataatatttgctaaAAACGTGACCAAAAGTCATTGAACATCGTTGAAAAGATTTACTACAAAGAATACAATATAATAGGATGCGTTTATACGGCTAATTTTATCAATAACTGTGGTAATCTACTCATGAACTACTTTTCCACAATTGGTGTAAAGTTTGCAAAGATCCATGAATTACTTACCTCCTCTAACCTCACACGTCAGCACCAAATTGTCATCTTCCTGAAGTGGGCCTATTGCACCTGCCACGTCACGCCCTGAGGCATCGTAGACTAGAATCTGATGAGGTGGAACTGAAAGAAATGAGAAATAATTCAGTAACTTATTGATTCAAAATTCTGCTTCCAAGAACATCATTACTTTGTCGACATTTCACTCTAAAGAACCGGAAATAACCGAGTTAGCCTGCATTTAGTATTATTTCAATGAAAAATTTTTCCACAAGGACCGGCAAATATAAAAtattctttatattttaaaataaacctAATTCCTCTTATTCTGCGGGTACAGTTTTCCCATATTCTTCTTTCAAACGCTGTGTTATTGAAATAACATAAACCGAGGCGGTAGTAGTAACGGCGCTTATCGTGGAACAGAATCGTTTTATGTATGTCCGGGTACCGGAATTTCCTGCTCTATTCCATTCTTCGGTAGTTTCCTCGTTACCCCGACCCAAACATGACCAAGCGAAAGAATTGGTTCCACTTGCTCGTGGTGCTGAAAAAAGCAAAGGCTACAGCCCACTTGCTCTGGCCATTCATTGATTCAGCGAAGAAGAAAAATGGTGCACCGAACAAAAAGAGCCCCTGGAAACCCTTTTAATGCTTCCTCTTCTGTATTCGAGAGAAAGTACGTGAAAGAAAAGAGCACCTGAAATTGGCGCAGTATGAAAGGCGAGGAAAATGAAATAGCAATAAAAATTGTATGTAAACCGCTCTGGCTAAAAAAACGAGCTTTTTGGGTATTTTCCTGTGCTTTTATCAGATCGAATTGGGTTCCAGGTTTTGAGCGGTTTGGCCAGTAGCCACCAGTGCATCAAAGCGAGTGGAGTCAAAACACCGACGCAAGCCTCATaacaatattaattttttatatacCGGACTTCTCGTCGTTCTCTACCACTGCTTTATAGCACGGACTCTGGCAAAGTTTTACACCATCGGAGGACAGAAGCACGGTTTGTGGAAAATGCTTGCCAACAGTTTGGCTCGAAACCGAGCAGCTGTATAGTTCCGTGGTTTCGCCGCAAACCGAAACCAATCTCATTATTACAGGGGATTTGCCAGTTCGAGTTTCGTAGTTAGGAGCATATCTGATATTCAGACTTCAGCATCAATTTGATGCTTCCGTTTAAGAtcttaaaaattaaatatttcaattcctaaaaaaaaaaaaaattagacaaGACACAGGTTTGAAATAAAACTTGCCACATTGTTTATAGTCGGCCCCGGTTAATTGATGCTTGAAAACAGCCGTTCGGCTAGACAAAATGTGGATGGTAACGAGAATTTCAGTTCATGACACCACCCATGATTTTCCATCTTATCTCTAGTCTGCTCCCTTGTGTATTAGTTTATCGAGATTTATTTTGACAGCAAAGATAGCTAAGGTTCGTTATGGTGCGGATGCGGGCGGTAAATGAATGTACCGCATCGCAACCGCAAAATGTTATTTATAACCGCACCGCATACCGTACCCGCAGTGCTTTTACCGTAAAATTAAATGTGACTAATCTGGATGGTAGAAACAaagtttttttagttatttattttttaaatcataTCTGTATTATTATGTGTCCTTAAATACGTTTTGAGCAATAATAAACatatatcaatatatttttgatTAGCCATATTTAGAGGAATTCAGATTCTGCTGAACAAAATCTGAACGCGTTATCCACGAAATTTCTGCATTGgatttcgaaaaaatgatcaaaaattgATCTGACCGACTGAGATTTGtctgaaattattttcaaacttTAAGTAGAAGGTCACTCGTTACCAAATTATTCGCAGCCGCGACGAGCCCTTACCATAGCAGACGAACTCATAACCTCGCGATTCGATGATTTTTGGATTCGTtgtgtaaatttaaaattgttctgttctttctcatatagggtgtttggttcgtgggggggggtcttctactcgcgaggcctaaaattgacctttagaatttttgttttattttgaagatacatgttCGAGCCGTGGATGCTGCATTTGCCGGTATCGCGGGAGCTTCTTCCCGTTCTCCCAGAAGGGCACCAAAACCCACTGGAGAAGTCTTTCGCGCCGGTTTTACACTTAACTTCCTTCCATCTTCCTTACCGAAGGCATGGGAAAGTATCACTCATAATACGCACTGACGGAAGGTTTTCTGAATCCACAAGTTTGTTCACCAAACTTGCCGCGATTTGGTCGATTAAATCAAACGTATTCGCTTGCCCGCTTGGATAGTCAAATCGCGGTTTATGCAATGGAATTCGAGGTTGGATGTATTAAAACacttcagtgcatatttttgagcacgaaaactgATTTGTGTCTGAACACTCCGGAGATATATTTGCTACTGGTCGTGATAGGTATAATTTGGCACTTTATAATTATCGGTTCTTCTCTCTTTCGCCATCTCCCTTATCAGAGATCAAATAGGTCAGGTGAGTTTAGTGGTTTAGGTTAGTGATCAAACTGTTATACATTAGGTTTCAGATTTACGATTGTATTAAGTTAGGTAGTTAAGTTCAGCTGTAGTtttaaatatataatgttaAGAGATTTGAACTTAGGTTAGAGCATAATTTAGATTTAGGACTAGTATTAAGTATTTACAGAGAAACTATATACAATTTTAATTATGATCAGAGTACTGATCAATGCATGTattgacttttcaattttacttttgaagacgaaaagaaaaatctttcgcgaccttgaaacttcattgatgacattgacgttaaataaatggaaaattgggtaatctgtaatcagaaaactcatatttttgcctttatcAATATTTTATAATCATGATCACCTTGGCTATGTTTAGACAAgagggatttcttttattttataatttgttaaagttatgtaacgaattgtgaaaatttccaatatttactttattttttgtctattaagagacataaaaatgaaaaaattgacattttgcaaattaCTCTCGAGCAAACATAGCAAtatgttttctgaacaattggagaaaaaaaatattgaattcggaccagtacttctatgaaaagtcttacttgatTGCTTAAAAAACATTACCTTCGGGAAATTGCGTTTAAGGATAAAGTACGTTGTATAACACGATAGTAGTAACTTACTAAATAATCTACTATACCGGGTCCGCAAAGCTCACcctcacaccaaaaaataatgaaatataaACGACGTGTAAATCATTACGAGTGTAAACATACaaaaattgaatcaaaaatttgattgaaaattacattaaaagcaattggagcatcaaacagcacacaattttacactttcattcgtgttttattacatttcattcattttacagcagtattcgagtaaaaatacattgaagtgcattggttttccgtttaaagaaactgtagttttcaatccacgtgtaaaattataataaaattcgttaaagAAAGGACGACAAgacgtgtgtatttgtggtggaatttaattttacatttatattcatgctccaaatatttgcatgaaaataaactcaaaattacaaaaaaacaaaaattctgtGCTCCTCATCACGAAAATGTTCTTAGCTTTAAACATTTTGCTCTCTCTGTTGAACTCGGGCCTGTTTTGCCGCGACACCCACTTTGCGTTCAGAACGAGTTATACGTTCACTGTCGAGGCGAGTACCATATCTTCCAGCTTCAGTTCCCAAAGTAATTCCCATCAAGTCCATAGCATGTAAGATCTatgaaaatccttggttgaagatactgaCTGCCAAATATGTAAGTCACAACATTGATCACCTGCCTGCCAGAATTTGTGCATGTGGAACAGCCGGAGATGGGTACTTTTCGGTGCCCAGAAACCtgccaaggaatatgattttcaccaaattctttctgtggcgtattctcagatacacacagattgaaattaaacaaaggaaaacctgttttaatccacctagcggtgcaattgtgcctttctcatttctctaaactatggctcggtggctggtaatgttcaacataattgtggaaaattCCAATACATTCTTACTAcattttgcacttatacacaatggcttgtcAGCCaggaacttgatgagctacgtgtcgacgatgaaacacttgaaacaaaaaaatagcaTACTTatttagcctaatcagcattagttcaatgttatctgcttgttaactcattttgtcatgcgggggtgggcgtgtgaggagggcgaaaatcccacgaacgaacgactccccagcttaatttggtatgctttgtgatatagtggtggtttaaagatgatggggttgagagggGGGGTGGGtttgagggctggatggggcaGTGGTCTGAGAGGTGCTTTAAAGTGATTTTAAAGGGagaggagtgaacagtagagaggGGGGTAACCCCTCTGCGTATACCGTAATCCTTATGCCAGTCAAAAAATTggcatttttcagagtgattgcataacctttctatgtgagaaaggcaaaaatgtgccaaaatccaaaaaaggaaattttcgtttgattt is part of the Topomyia yanbarensis strain Yona2022 chromosome 1, ASM3024719v1, whole genome shotgun sequence genome and encodes:
- the LOC131677848 gene encoding general odorant-binding protein 83a-like translates to MSPTRGISVTIAAFYCALLIAVSPQRAPDFPPESLIEWTADQHRACVDETGVSEASIARFNGVEIFDDDVQLKCYMECMFRQFNVTKPDGDVDMIGVYHAIPKQLKTVALKVYNKCRDVVDGGTLCERAFSHHKCWKQTDPDHYYLF